A genomic window from Punica granatum isolate Tunisia-2019 chromosome 2, ASM765513v2, whole genome shotgun sequence includes:
- the LOC116196079 gene encoding uncharacterized protein LOC116196079 — protein MAVRILSRILLRHSTVAPCAVVSPALRHRSSQSGKLIEIDLESSPSTSSSSDGEIEVEVLKMRKLEEAIHALFVEKSTPDWLPFIPGSSFWVPPRKRKVDMADLFDKLWDPPREEETFRFANGRGWPILEFFSSKGDGAPEPQVGLEVEVKVIKEEDIEVKVLNVADINSEVEDTEG, from the exons ATGGCAGTCAGAATCCTCTCCAGGATCTTGCTCCGCCACTCCACCGTCGCTCCCTGCGCCGTCGTATCACCGGCCCTGAGGCACAGATCCTCCCAATCGGGGAAGCTGATCGAGATTGACCTCGAGTCGTCGCCATCCACGTCGTCTTCATCGGACGGCGAGATCGAGGTCGAGGTCCTGAAGATGCGGAAGCTCGAGGAGGCCATCCACGCGCTCTTCGTCGAGAAGTCAACCCCCGATTGGCTTCCCTTCATCCCGGGGTCCTCCTTCTGGGTCCCGCCACGGAAGCGTAAGGTTGACATGGCCGATCTCTTCGACAAGCTGTGGGATCCCCCGAGGGAGGAGGAGACGTTCAGGTTCGCGAATGGACGCGGGTGGCCCATTCTCGAGTTCTTCTCTTCAAAAG GAGATGGTGCACCCGAACCCCAAGTGGGGTTGGAGGTGGAAGTGAAGGTGATTAAGGAAGAGGACATAGAGGTTAAGGTGCTGAACGTTGCTGATATCAACTCAGAAGTGGAAGATACGGAAGGATGA
- the LOC116196080 gene encoding uncharacterized protein LOC116196080 has product MALRQFYNEIKGMKVKELPNHLKPMFSLDYVKKSVQRGLDNYHAKYIQTSSIEPLFHVCFGGMIFSYLVALPEERRHLEHQQHAKEHGGH; this is encoded by the coding sequence ATGGCATTGCGTCAATTCTACAACGAGATCAAGGGGATGAAGGTGAAGGAGCTGCCGAACCACTTGAAGCCCATGTTCTCCCTCGATTACGTGAAGAAATCGGTCCAGAGAGGATTGGACAACTACCATGCCAAGTACATCCAGACCAGCTCGATCGAGCCTCTGTTCCATGTCTGCTTCGGCGGCATGATCTTCTCGTACCTCGTCGCCCTTCCCGAGGAGCGCCGCCACCTCGAGCACCAGCAGCACGCCAAGGAGCACGGCGGCCACTGA
- the LOC116196078 gene encoding uncharacterized protein LOC116196078, giving the protein MAEEPETTSLPTSTPPPPPPTPSEKSSQGTFNPQPQVPFVSRFIGFDGGDMQMFPVMYPAVIPGVNSQNQDQSNWGAGLYAVPVGPNMRTVAGLHSDTLIPLTYNIPTRQSSEAGAAGQDQGQVGQQQQQQNQQQHPHQRQVVVRRFQIAIQLDLLLILKLAAVIFLFNQDGSRQRLVVLVFFASLVYLYQTGALSPLIRWLSQGMQRAAAPPHPPRAAPAVAENAPPAAGGQGNENANLPAEGQAGAENENPAANDGNRAAEN; this is encoded by the exons ATGGCGGAAGAGCCCGAAACTACGTCGCTCCCCACCTccactcctcctcctcctcctcctacgCCTTCCGAGAAATCTTCCCAGGGCACCTTCAACCCACAGCCTCAG GTTCCATTTGTCTCTCGCTTTATAGGTTTCGATGGCGGTGATATGCAGATGTTTCCGGTCATGTACCCTGCAGTTATCCCTGGTGTAAACTCACAGAATCAGGACCAGTCGAATTGGGGAGCAGGACTCTATGCCGTTCCAGTTGGTCCAAATATGAGGACCGTGGCTGGACTTCACTCTGACACTCTTATTCCCCTTACGTACAATATACCAAC TCGGCAGAGTAGTGAGGCTGGGGCAGCCGGTCAGGATCAAGGGCAAGTGGGACaacagcaacagcagcagAATCAGCAGCAGCATCCGCATCAGCGGCAGGTCGTAGTGAGGAGATTCCAAATTGCTATTCAGCTGGACTTGCTGCTGATTCTGAAGCTCGCAGCTGTGATATTTTTGTTCAACCAAGATGGGTCGAGACAAAGACTTGTGGTCCTCGTCTTCTTTGCTTCACTTGTCTACCT ATATCAAACTGGAGCTCTCTCGCCGTTGATACGAtggctttctcaaggaatGCAAAGGGCCGCCGCTCCTCCTCATCCACCGAGGGCTGCACCTGCTGTGGCCGAAAATGCTCCCCCTGCTGCTGGAGGGCAGGGGAATGAAAATGCTAACCTGCCAG CTGAAGGACAAGCTGGCGCTGAGAATGAGAATCCAGCTGCCAATGATGGAAACCGGGCAGCCGAGAATTGA